TGAGGCAGAGATGAGAATGATCAGAGGAGAAGAGATCGCAATGATCCTTCAGAATCCGACGACCTCTCTAAATCCGGTCATGCGTGTGGGGGAGCAGATCGCAGAGGCGATCCGACTCCATCAGGGGCTGAGTAAGAGAGATTCAAAAGAGAAGGCGATCGAGATGCTCGATGCAGTAAGGATCCCGTCACCGTCCCAGCGTGTGAACGAATATCCGCATGAGTTCAGCGGGGGCATGAAGCAGCGTGTGATGATTGCAATGGGGCTTGCATGCAACCCCTCACTCATCATAGCAGACGAACCTACAAAAGGGCTTGATGTCACGATAAAGTCACAGATCATAAAACTCCTGAAAGAGGTGACCAAAGAGAGGGCGATGCTCATCATAACCCATGACCTTGGCGTTGCAAGAGCGCTCTGTGATCGGATTGCGCTTATGTATGCAGGAGAGCTGGTGGAATATGCGACCACAAGTGAGATATTTGAAGCCCCGCTGCACCCATACACCAGAGGTTTTTTAGGCTCGCTTCCGAGGAATGGGCTTGTGCCGATACCGGGTATGAGCCCATCCTTAATCAATCTCCCTCCCGGATGCAGATTTCATCCGAGATGTGCAGATGCAAAGGCGATATGCCGGAAGAAGCATCCGGGTATGATCGAGATCGATGATGGACATTTTGTGAGGTGTTTTCATGCTTGAGGTTGCCAGATTGACAAAATATTTTTCATCCGGGCTTATACGAAAACGATATCTCAGAGCGGTTGATGATGTATCGTTCAAAATCGAGAAGGGCAGGACGCTCGGACTTGTCGGGGAGAGCGGATGTGGGAAGACGACGATAGGCAGATTGATCCTGCGATTGATCAAACCAACTGATGGGAAAGTGTTATTCGATGGTATCGACCTATTTGCGTTAAAAAAGAGAGAACTCCGGAAGATCAGACCAAGAATACAGATGATCTTTCAGGATCCCGATTCCTCGCTCAATCCAAGGATGAAGATCGGAACGAGCATCGCAGAGCCTTTGAAATTGCATGGCATAATTCCAAAGAATAAAAGAGAGCAAAATATTTCAAAACTGATCGAAACCGTGGGACTTAATCCGGAACATGTCAATCGGTATCCGTATCAACTGAGCGGCGGTCAGAACCAGCGTGTTGTGCTTGCAAGGATTCTTGCGATGAATCCTGACCTCATTATCGCTGATGAGCCTACATCCTCGCTGGATGTCTCGGTTCAGGCGCAGATCCTGAATCTGATGAAGGATATACAGAAGGAGTTCGATCACACGTATCTTTTTATCTCCCATGATCTCGATGTTGTGCGGATCATGGCTGATCAAATAGCAGTGATGTATCTTGGGAGGATAGTCGAAATTGGGGAGACCAGTGATATATTCAATGGTGTAAAGCACCCGTATACGCATGCGCTACTGTCTGCCGCCACAATGGAGCCGGCGGCGGAACAAAGAAAACAGGTAATTCTCAAAGGCGAGACTCCAGGTCCGATCGATATACCTACAGGGTGCAGATTTCATACGCGATGTCCGCGAGGGGAAGAAATATGTATGATCAAGGAGCCGGAACTGGTTGAAGTTGGGAGAGGTCATTATGTGGCATGTCATTTTGTTTGATGTTACGGATCAAAATACTTGTTAACAAGAGTGACACCAATAAACGACTTTTTCTTCTGTGTAGTTACAACATAAATAATATTATACCAAAGCATTTTCTTCGTATTTTAATGACTCGTTTATAATATTTTCAACAGTACCGATTACAAATAGAAATATTTATATTATTTAATGTTACGATATAGTCCATAATTAATAATAAATATATATAGTTCAATAAAAAACAGCGCCATTATAAGTTAATTTTAGTAATCGCATGATAAATTAACCATAGTTTGGAGAAATTAAAATATGTTACACAAAATAATAAAATCACACACAATAATATGTGTCTTAGCAATGCTCTTGTCACTTGGTTTTTGCCAGATTGGCCTGGCAGCAGAAACGCCCACAGTACGTATTGGAAGTGCAGAAGGCAGCGTCAGCGATACTGTGGACATATCGATCAACATCGTGAACGCATCAGTTATAGGTGCCATGGATATCGGACTGACCTACGATGCAAGCATCCTGAAAGCAACGAATGTTGTGAACGGTGCGATGATAGAAAGCTTACCTGATGCACTCTGGTCGTATAATATCATCTCCGGAAAAACAAACATCAGTCTTGCAACATATCCTGATGCTATCAATAACGATGGTGAGTTATTTATTGTAACATTTGATGTGGTCGGTGGTAACGCAGGCGACAATTCAACACTTGTCACAGAAGTTGAAGCATATACAATGAACGCTTCACCCCAACCTGTGCTGGTGGACACAGAGGATGGGGTTGTGGTTGTCACAGTAAAAAGGTCTGATGGCAGTTCTGGTGGTAGTAGCAGTGGCAGTGGCAGTTCAGGTAGTGTCGGAGTCGGTTCCTCTGGCGAAGCCTCCGGGAATATACAGATGTCAGAGACAAAAATAAAAACCGTCTACAAAGATTCAAAATTAATCTACAATTTTTATTCTAATGGTAATATTGTCCAATTCATCACTT
The sequence above is drawn from the ANME-2 cluster archaeon genome and encodes:
- a CDS encoding ABC transporter ATP-binding protein; this encodes MTLLRISNLRTYFPTPDGIVRAVDTIDLSIRERETLGLIGETGCGKTVLGLTLMRLLQSSTKTEGTIIYKGTNLLKISEAEMRMIRGEEIAMILQNPTTSLNPVMRVGEQIAEAIRLHQGLSKRDSKEKAIEMLDAVRIPSPSQRVNEYPHEFSGGMKQRVMIAMGLACNPSLIIADEPTKGLDVTIKSQIIKLLKEVTKERAMLIITHDLGVARALCDRIALMYAGELVEYATTSEIFEAPLHPYTRGFLGSLPRNGLVPIPGMSPSLINLPPGCRFHPRCADAKAICRKKHPGMIEIDDGHFVRCFHA
- a CDS encoding ABC transporter ATP-binding protein; amino-acid sequence: MLEVARLTKYFSSGLIRKRYLRAVDDVSFKIEKGRTLGLVGESGCGKTTIGRLILRLIKPTDGKVLFDGIDLFALKKRELRKIRPRIQMIFQDPDSSLNPRMKIGTSIAEPLKLHGIIPKNKREQNISKLIETVGLNPEHVNRYPYQLSGGQNQRVVLARILAMNPDLIIADEPTSSLDVSVQAQILNLMKDIQKEFDHTYLFISHDLDVVRIMADQIAVMYLGRIVEIGETSDIFNGVKHPYTHALLSAATMEPAAEQRKQVILKGETPGPIDIPTGCRFHTRCPRGEEICMIKEPELVEVGRGHYVACHFV
- a CDS encoding PGF-pre-PGF domain-containing protein produces the protein MLLSLGFCQIGLAAETPTVRIGSAEGSVSDTVDISINIVNASVIGAMDIGLTYDASILKATNVVNGAMIESLPDALWSYNIISGKTNISLATYPDAINNDGELFIVTFDVVGGNAGDNSTLVTEVEAYTMNASPQPVLVDTEDGVVVVTVKRSDGSSGGSSSGSGSSGSVGVGSSGEASGNIQMSETKIKTVYKDSKLIYNFYSNGNIVQFITFTGLTNSGEIAAKVEMLKKTSTTVDRAPPDTVYKNLNVLLGPTDWATSSNIADPIIGFKVETTWISENNIDGSTIKLNRYNGGKWNPLITTQTSQDADYLYFESETTGFSPFAVTGKKLEGEPGGEGITAEPTVAATVEKTPVPTPTEKKGMPGFGLFAGLSVLLIAVQLLRKNK